One Mycolicibacterium fluoranthenivorans DNA segment encodes these proteins:
- a CDS encoding ABC transporter permease: protein MTAVTVQRRRFSPLPIEMPGVRGRCNQAMVAVLVVVTASVVVVPWLAPFDPVQPVGELNLPPFTPAHLLGTDGVGRDVLSRTLIGMRTSWLSALVIVAVGLIVGGTIGLVAGAAGRWVDGILMRITDLFLSLPGTLVAIAIVAARGPGLTNTLIAISIVWWPYYARVVRGEVRALAARPHVEAARLAGAGRPRLVLRHLLPGVVPTSVVAASLDIGNAVLLLAGLSFLGLGQREPAPELGSDTAAALPQLLSEWWVPVIPAVTILLLSLVANLGGDALGKVLGENS from the coding sequence ATGACCGCGGTCACCGTGCAACGCCGACGGTTCTCCCCGTTGCCGATCGAGATGCCCGGCGTGCGCGGCAGGTGCAACCAGGCGATGGTGGCCGTACTCGTGGTCGTCACCGCGTCGGTGGTGGTCGTCCCATGGCTCGCGCCGTTCGACCCGGTGCAACCCGTCGGTGAGCTGAACCTGCCGCCGTTCACGCCGGCACATCTGCTCGGAACCGACGGGGTGGGTCGAGATGTGCTCAGCCGGACCCTGATCGGCATGCGTACCAGCTGGCTGTCGGCGCTCGTCATCGTCGCTGTCGGTCTGATCGTGGGCGGGACCATCGGACTCGTCGCCGGCGCGGCTGGGCGGTGGGTGGACGGCATCCTGATGCGGATCACCGACCTGTTCTTGTCCCTGCCCGGAACTCTGGTCGCCATCGCCATCGTGGCGGCCCGTGGACCCGGCCTGACCAACACGCTGATCGCCATCTCGATCGTGTGGTGGCCGTATTACGCCCGCGTGGTGCGCGGGGAGGTCCGCGCGCTGGCCGCCAGGCCGCACGTCGAAGCCGCGCGGCTGGCCGGGGCGGGTCGGCCGCGCCTGGTGTTGCGGCACCTGCTGCCCGGCGTGGTCCCCACCTCGGTGGTGGCGGCCAGCCTGGATATCGGCAACGCGGTCCTGCTGCTGGCCGGGCTGTCCTTTCTCGGACTGGGGCAACGTGAGCCCGCGCCCGAACTCGGCTCCGACACGGCGGCTGCGCTACCGCAACTGCTCAGCGAGTGGTGGGTGCCGGTGATCCCGGCGGTCACCATTCTGCTGCTCAGCCTGGTGGCCAACCTCGGTGGCGATGCCCTGGGCAAGGTACTGGGTGAGAACTCATGA
- a CDS encoding polysaccharide deacetylase, whose protein sequence is MGEVMRVQGRWPGGAPLAVYVAVGVEDYRPDEGYAENLLPDIPAPDAVNRAWREYGNNVGVYRLLQRLGDLGIPATTLLNTMLYGTVPAVPDALRAAGAEFVGHGVSNSDSLHGLQENEELAYLTSVAQAIDNHEGAPPGGWSTPWLIHTPSTVDNLIRAGYRYLLDLRRDDQPEWLTSSAGALLSIPYALELNDSTSMIGRHVGAAEFADMIVDEFEELRESDEGRPIVMSIVLHSFISGAPFRLRHITRALDHIAAQRDSVWIAQPRQIYEAFARMCPPPAVRT, encoded by the coding sequence ATGGGTGAAGTGATGCGGGTGCAGGGGCGCTGGCCGGGAGGCGCGCCGCTGGCCGTCTATGTGGCAGTCGGTGTCGAGGACTACCGGCCTGACGAGGGCTACGCAGAGAATCTGCTGCCCGACATACCAGCCCCCGACGCGGTCAACCGGGCCTGGCGCGAGTACGGCAACAACGTGGGCGTGTACCGACTGCTGCAGCGACTCGGCGATCTCGGTATCCCGGCCACCACATTGCTGAACACCATGCTCTACGGCACGGTACCTGCGGTGCCCGACGCCCTGCGCGCTGCCGGCGCGGAATTCGTCGGACACGGGGTGTCGAACTCCGATTCGCTGCACGGACTGCAGGAGAACGAGGAACTGGCCTACCTGACCTCGGTTGCCCAGGCCATCGACAACCACGAGGGCGCACCGCCGGGCGGATGGTCCACACCCTGGCTGATCCATACCCCCAGTACGGTGGACAACCTGATCCGGGCCGGTTACCGGTATCTACTCGACTTGCGCCGCGATGATCAGCCGGAGTGGCTGACCTCGTCAGCTGGTGCGCTGCTGTCGATTCCGTACGCGCTGGAACTCAACGACTCGACCTCGATGATCGGCAGGCATGTCGGCGCCGCCGAGTTCGCCGACATGATCGTCGACGAGTTCGAAGAGCTACGGGAATCCGACGAGGGCAGACCAATCGTGATGAGCATCGTGCTCCACTCGTTCATCTCGGGCGCCCCATTTCGGCTGCGCCACATCACCCGTGCGCTGGACCATATTGCCGCACAGCGTGATTCAGTATGGATCGCCCAGCCTCGGCAGATCTACGAGGCGTTCGCCCGGATGTGCCCGCCGCCCGCGGTCCGGACATGA
- a CDS encoding amidohydrolase family protein, producing the protein MSFPVGETAVTRQTLFTDVYLWIGAGPTRAPTDLLVDAPLIAAIGSDARALAAPDARVVAGAGRHLVIPGLINAHFHSPANHLKGSLPSLPLELFMLFESPADEALRPTPREIYLRTMLGAIEMLNHGTTSVQDDAFLMPGPEPDAIDAVLAAYADSGIRATVALDQPELPDADKLPFLGEIAAATSWRDAVHAPAPMAAADLLNCYEYLFSRWHGAADGRLRAAVSISAPQRVSVPYFEALVQLSHRHHTPLFAHMLETKTQRVLSQHQARFAGRSLVRYTADLGLLDEHTNVIHAVWVDDADLDLIAAAGSTVLHNPVSNLRLGSGVMPLRAMLDRGIPVGLGVDEAICNDAVDMWSVVRMAGLIHNITDPDSDRWPRATEVLDCLWAGGAQAMGLPDTLGAIAPGRLADLAMLDLHTPTFTPRNDVAGQLVYCENGSDVVATMVDGVLVAGAGRLTRVDQEALLDEARELFAARRPDLIEAQTAAREVLPLYREVVDRAAAADVGINRWVK; encoded by the coding sequence GTGAGCTTTCCTGTCGGTGAGACGGCGGTGACCCGCCAGACGCTGTTCACCGATGTCTACCTCTGGATCGGTGCCGGGCCGACTCGGGCACCCACCGATCTCCTCGTGGACGCGCCGCTCATCGCGGCGATCGGATCGGACGCTCGTGCACTCGCTGCGCCGGACGCACGCGTGGTTGCCGGCGCGGGCCGGCACCTGGTGATCCCGGGCCTGATCAACGCGCATTTCCACTCGCCGGCCAACCACCTCAAGGGCTCGCTGCCCAGCCTGCCGCTGGAGCTCTTCATGCTGTTCGAGTCGCCTGCCGACGAGGCGCTGCGACCCACGCCGCGTGAGATCTACCTGCGCACCATGCTGGGCGCCATCGAGATGCTGAACCACGGCACCACCTCGGTGCAGGACGACGCGTTCCTGATGCCGGGCCCGGAGCCGGACGCGATCGATGCCGTGCTCGCGGCATACGCCGACAGCGGGATCCGGGCGACGGTGGCTCTGGACCAACCCGAACTGCCCGACGCCGACAAACTGCCCTTTCTGGGCGAGATTGCGGCCGCCACATCGTGGCGTGACGCCGTGCACGCCCCCGCCCCGATGGCGGCCGCTGACCTGCTGAACTGCTACGAGTATCTGTTCAGCCGCTGGCACGGCGCGGCGGACGGGCGGCTGCGCGCCGCGGTGTCCATCTCGGCACCGCAGCGGGTTTCGGTGCCGTACTTCGAGGCCCTGGTCCAGTTGAGCCACCGGCACCACACCCCGTTGTTCGCGCACATGCTCGAGACCAAGACCCAACGGGTGCTGAGTCAGCACCAGGCCCGCTTCGCAGGTCGCTCATTGGTGCGCTACACCGCCGATCTCGGCCTGCTCGACGAGCACACCAATGTCATCCACGCCGTGTGGGTCGACGATGCCGATCTTGATCTCATTGCGGCGGCCGGGTCGACGGTGCTGCACAACCCGGTGAGCAATCTGCGGCTGGGCAGCGGGGTGATGCCGTTGCGCGCCATGCTCGATCGCGGTATTCCAGTCGGGCTGGGTGTTGATGAGGCGATCTGCAACGACGCCGTCGATATGTGGAGCGTCGTGCGGATGGCCGGCCTGATCCACAACATCACCGATCCTGACAGCGACCGCTGGCCCCGGGCCACCGAGGTGCTCGACTGTCTCTGGGCGGGCGGCGCCCAGGCGATGGGACTGCCGGACACCTTGGGCGCCATCGCGCCCGGCCGGCTCGCCGATCTCGCGATGCTGGACCTGCACACGCCTACCTTCACCCCGCGCAACGATGTCGCGGGCCAACTTGTGTACTGCGAGAACGGTTCCGATGTGGTCGCGACCATGGTCGACGGCGTGCTGGTGGCCGGGGCCGGCCGGCTCACAAGGGTCGATCAGGAGGCCCTCCTGGACGAGGCACGTGAACTGTTCGCGGCCCGCCGGCCGGACCTGATCGAGGCGCAGACCGCGGCCAGGGAGGTGCTGCCGCTCTACCGGGAGGTCGTCGATCGAGCCGCCGCCGCCGATGTCGGAATCAACAGATGGGTGAAGTGA
- a CDS encoding SRPBCC family protein, whose translation MATSDSREVVIEATPEEIFAVVADVESTPTWSPQYQKAEVIDTDDEGRPRVVKQTIKTVGITDVLTVEYTWEPDKVSWELVKASQLKSQKCSYTLAPQGQATKVRFDITVELAIPLPGFILKKVMKGALDVATDGLRKEVLRRQKAG comes from the coding sequence ATGGCAACCAGTGACTCCCGTGAAGTGGTCATCGAAGCGACACCCGAAGAGATCTTCGCCGTCGTCGCCGACGTCGAGTCGACCCCCACATGGTCACCGCAGTATCAGAAGGCGGAGGTCATCGACACCGACGACGAGGGCCGCCCCCGCGTGGTGAAGCAGACCATCAAGACGGTCGGCATCACCGACGTACTGACCGTCGAGTACACCTGGGAGCCGGACAAAGTCAGCTGGGAGCTGGTCAAGGCGAGCCAGCTGAAATCGCAGAAATGCAGTTACACCCTGGCCCCGCAGGGTCAGGCGACGAAGGTGCGGTTCGACATCACCGTCGAACTCGCCATCCCGCTGCCCGGCTTCATCCTCAAGAAGGTGATGAAGGGCGCCCTCGACGTCGCCACCGACGGGCTGCGCAAGGAAGTGCTGCGAAGGCAGAAGGCCGGATAA
- the zwf gene encoding glucose-6-phosphate dehydrogenase yields the protein MAATLPDNPQTIAYPAPGARPHRRDGDPLEPHVIVLFGATGDLAKRKLLPGMAYLDQSELAPNIQVVGTSLEDLTDDEFRALAKEAIEKFGTHKLTDEQWANFAKIVTYVPQGAGPEALAAAVADAETRLGGNAQRLHYLSVPPKAARAVITMLREANLVERSRVVMEKPFGTDLASAVALNDFVHETFKERQVFRIDHFLGKEAAQNILAFRFANGLFEPIWNRNFIDHIQIDIPEMLGLDERANFYESTGAYKDMVVTHLFQVMAFVVMEPPTALEPRAISEEKNKVFRSMLPIKCSDVVRGQFAGYRELTGVARDSDTETFIALKVGIDNWRWAGVPIYLRTGKKMAEGMRIISIAFKEAPRTMFPAGSGVGSQGPDHLTFDLADNSKVSLSFYGKRPGPGMKLDKMSMQFSTTEIATNGDVLEAYERLILDAMRGDHTLFTTAEGIESLWERSTQLLEDPPPAKVYQPGTWGPNAIHQLIAPNAWRLPFERAWREKPE from the coding sequence GTGGCCGCCACCTTGCCAGACAACCCGCAGACCATCGCCTATCCCGCGCCGGGCGCCCGCCCGCATCGCCGTGACGGCGATCCGCTCGAGCCGCACGTCATCGTCCTGTTCGGGGCTACCGGCGATCTCGCCAAGCGCAAGCTGCTCCCCGGGATGGCGTACCTCGATCAGTCCGAGCTCGCGCCCAATATCCAGGTGGTCGGGACCTCCCTGGAGGACCTCACCGACGACGAGTTCCGCGCGCTGGCCAAAGAGGCCATCGAGAAGTTCGGCACGCACAAGCTGACCGATGAGCAGTGGGCCAACTTCGCCAAGATCGTGACCTATGTGCCCCAAGGCGCGGGCCCGGAGGCACTGGCCGCGGCGGTCGCCGACGCCGAGACCAGGCTGGGCGGCAATGCTCAACGGCTGCACTACCTTTCGGTACCGCCCAAGGCCGCGCGTGCGGTGATCACCATGTTGCGCGAGGCCAATCTGGTGGAACGCTCGCGGGTGGTGATGGAAAAGCCGTTCGGCACCGACCTGGCGAGCGCGGTCGCGCTCAACGATTTCGTGCACGAAACCTTCAAGGAACGCCAGGTCTTCCGCATCGACCACTTCCTGGGCAAGGAAGCGGCACAGAACATCCTGGCGTTCCGGTTCGCCAACGGCCTCTTCGAACCGATCTGGAACCGCAACTTCATCGACCATATCCAGATCGACATCCCGGAGATGCTCGGCCTGGACGAGCGGGCCAACTTCTACGAGAGCACCGGCGCGTACAAGGACATGGTGGTCACCCACCTGTTCCAGGTGATGGCCTTCGTGGTTATGGAGCCTCCGACCGCGCTGGAGCCCCGGGCGATCAGCGAGGAGAAGAACAAGGTCTTCCGTTCCATGCTGCCGATCAAATGCAGCGACGTGGTGCGCGGTCAGTTCGCCGGCTACCGCGAACTCACCGGTGTGGCAAGGGATTCGGACACCGAGACGTTCATCGCACTGAAGGTCGGAATCGACAACTGGCGGTGGGCCGGTGTGCCCATCTACCTGCGCACCGGCAAGAAGATGGCCGAAGGTATGCGCATCATCTCGATCGCCTTCAAGGAAGCCCCGCGGACGATGTTCCCGGCCGGCTCCGGTGTCGGCTCACAAGGACCGGACCACTTGACCTTCGATCTGGCGGACAACTCCAAGGTGTCACTGTCGTTCTACGGCAAGCGCCCGGGGCCCGGGATGAAACTGGACAAGATGTCGATGCAGTTCTCGACGACGGAGATCGCGACGAACGGCGACGTGCTGGAGGCCTATGAACGGCTGATCCTGGACGCCATGCGCGGCGACCACACCCTGTTCACCACCGCCGAAGGTATCGAATCGCTGTGGGAGCGTTCGACACAGCTCCTGGAGGACCCGCCCCCGGCCAAGGTCTACCAGCCCGGAACGTGGGGCCCGAACGCCATCCACCAGCTCATCGCGCCGAACGCCTGGCGGCTGCCGTTCGAGCGAGCCTGGCGCGAAAAGCCCGAGTAA
- a CDS encoding UBP-type zinc finger domain-containing protein, with protein MTPAEPEAQPDVDPNATPSGTGCLECDAAGGWWVHLRRCAACGHIGCCDDSLSRHAQAHWRSTGHPVIRSFEPDEDWFWNYDTNEYYDGPELAEPQCHPLDQTVPGPRERVPRDWMAQLQARG; from the coding sequence ATGACACCTGCCGAGCCGGAAGCCCAGCCGGACGTCGACCCGAACGCGACACCCAGCGGTACCGGTTGCCTGGAATGCGATGCGGCGGGCGGCTGGTGGGTACACCTGCGCCGCTGCGCCGCCTGCGGGCATATCGGCTGTTGTGACGACTCGCTGTCCCGCCACGCGCAAGCGCATTGGCGTAGCACCGGGCATCCCGTCATCCGCAGCTTCGAACCGGACGAGGACTGGTTCTGGAACTACGACACGAACGAATATTACGACGGCCCGGAACTGGCCGAGCCGCAATGCCACCCGCTGGATCAGACGGTTCCGGGGCCGCGCGAGCGGGTGCCCAGGGACTGGATGGCCCAGCTCCAGGCCAGGGGTTAA
- a CDS encoding phytoene desaturase family protein — translation MPDSTDFDAIVIGAGHNGLAAAALLQRAGLHTLCLDSKLYAGGMASTVELFDGYKFEIAGSLQFPTSAVVSAELGLDELPCVDVDVMSVSLRGVGDEPVIYYTDPMKLLTHLNEVHGAEAVNGMAGLMAWSQAPTRALGRFDAGKPPRTLDEMYGCATNEFERAAISDMLFGSVTDVLDRYLPDGEKHGALRGMLSFLAVNTTYRGPATPGSAAALAFGLAVPDENAVLMKKLRGGIGTLTDHLVRRLTAAGGEVRLRAKVDEILVNGGRVTGVRLADGTVVSAPVVVSGIAPDLTVNGLIDPGAVPADIRERFARIDHRGSYLQMHFALDGLPTFAEPYGMLNNPEMQAAIGLFSTPEELQQQWEDSRRGIVPADPAVAMQMPSVHDPDLAPPGKHAVSAFALWFPIEAGSASYGESKAEMGRRVIEKITRIAPDFEQLITRHTTFTPRHMGTMFGAPGGDYCHGLIHPEQMGPNRPGACGYVDQPIPIEGLYLGSAGCHGGPGITFIPGYNAAQAVLG, via the coding sequence ATGCCGGATTCCACGGATTTCGATGCCATCGTGATCGGCGCGGGCCACAACGGCCTGGCCGCCGCCGCCTTGCTGCAGCGCGCCGGACTGCACACCCTCTGTCTGGATTCCAAGCTCTATGCCGGTGGCATGGCCTCGACCGTCGAACTCTTCGACGGCTACAAATTCGAGATCGCGGGTTCACTGCAGTTCCCGACCTCCGCGGTGGTCAGCGCGGAACTCGGTCTCGACGAACTGCCATGTGTCGACGTCGACGTGATGTCGGTGTCACTGCGCGGCGTCGGCGACGAGCCGGTGATCTATTACACCGACCCGATGAAGCTGCTCACCCACCTCAACGAGGTGCACGGCGCCGAGGCGGTCAACGGTATGGCCGGCCTGATGGCCTGGAGCCAGGCGCCCACCCGCGCGCTCGGGCGCTTCGACGCCGGGAAACCGCCCCGCACACTGGACGAGATGTACGGCTGTGCCACAAACGAATTCGAGCGTGCGGCGATCAGCGACATGTTGTTCGGCTCGGTCACCGACGTGCTGGACCGCTATCTGCCCGACGGGGAGAAGCACGGCGCACTGCGCGGCATGTTGTCCTTCCTGGCCGTCAACACCACCTACCGCGGACCCGCCACCCCGGGCAGCGCCGCGGCGCTGGCGTTCGGGCTGGCGGTGCCCGACGAGAATGCCGTGCTGATGAAGAAGCTGCGCGGCGGCATCGGGACGCTGACCGATCACCTGGTGCGCCGGCTCACCGCGGCCGGCGGCGAAGTGCGCCTGCGAGCCAAGGTCGACGAGATCCTGGTCAACGGCGGGCGGGTCACCGGAGTGCGATTGGCCGACGGGACCGTGGTGAGTGCGCCGGTCGTCGTCTCCGGCATCGCACCCGATCTCACCGTCAACGGATTGATCGACCCCGGCGCCGTTCCCGCCGACATCCGGGAACGCTTCGCCCGCATCGATCACCGCGGCAGCTACCTGCAGATGCACTTCGCGCTGGACGGACTCCCCACCTTCGCCGAGCCCTACGGCATGCTCAACAACCCCGAGATGCAGGCGGCCATCGGGCTTTTCAGCACTCCCGAGGAACTGCAACAGCAGTGGGAGGACAGTCGGCGCGGCATCGTGCCCGCCGATCCCGCCGTCGCCATGCAGATGCCCTCCGTGCACGACCCCGACCTGGCGCCACCGGGCAAGCACGCGGTGTCGGCGTTCGCGCTGTGGTTTCCGATCGAAGCGGGTTCGGCGTCCTACGGGGAATCGAAGGCCGAGATGGGCCGCCGCGTCATCGAGAAGATCACCCGCATCGCACCGGATTTCGAGCAGCTCATCACCCGGCACACCACCTTCACCCCGCGGCATATGGGCACCATGTTCGGCGCGCCCGGGGGTGACTACTGCCACGGGCTGATCCACCCCGAGCAGATGGGCCCCAACCGGCCCGGCGCATGCGGCTATGTCGACCAACCGATTCCGATCGAGGGTCTGTACCTCGGCAGTGCCGGCTGCCACGGCGGGCCCGGCATCACGTTCATTCCGGGCTATAACGCCGCGCAGGCAGTGCTGGGTTAA
- a CDS encoding TetR/AcrR family transcriptional regulator: MVRPAQTARSERTREALRQAAMVRFLAQGVEETSAEQIAADAGVSLRTFYRHFSSKHDLLFVDYDAGLEWFRAALAERNSGESIVESVHSAILASPYDVEAVTKIAALRAEELEPGRIVRHIRQVEADFAEVVEEHLRRDYPPRPGTDARLRVTVAARCIAAAVFGAMEVWMLGERSLPELARLTRSALNSLETGLLPS, translated from the coding sequence ATGGTCCGGCCAGCCCAAACGGCGCGAAGTGAGCGCACCCGCGAAGCGCTGCGGCAGGCGGCCATGGTGCGATTTCTCGCCCAGGGGGTGGAGGAGACCTCGGCCGAGCAGATCGCCGCCGATGCCGGGGTGTCGCTGCGGACGTTCTATCGCCACTTCTCCTCCAAGCACGATCTGCTCTTCGTCGACTACGACGCCGGCCTGGAGTGGTTCCGCGCGGCCCTGGCCGAACGGAACTCGGGCGAGTCGATCGTGGAGTCGGTGCACTCGGCGATCCTGGCGTCGCCGTACGACGTGGAGGCGGTGACCAAGATCGCCGCCCTGCGCGCCGAGGAACTGGAGCCCGGCCGGATCGTGCGCCACATCCGGCAGGTCGAGGCCGATTTCGCCGAAGTCGTCGAAGAACATCTGCGTCGCGATTACCCGCCCCGGCCTGGTACCGACGCCCGGCTGCGGGTGACGGTGGCGGCCCGGTGTATCGCCGCGGCGGTGTTCGGTGCCATGGAGGTGTGGATGCTCGGTGAGCGGTCGCTTCCCGAACTGGCCCGGCTGACCCGCAGCGCGCTGAACTCGCTGGAGACGGGCCTCCTCCCGTCCTAG
- a CDS encoding SDR family NAD(P)-dependent oxidoreductase, translating into MSKSTRRTISGRTAVISGAASGIGRALAQRLSAHSCPVAISDIDEAGLKETEAALSGPVLRKVLDVADAQAQRDFAAEVAEWAPAPIGAVFNNAGVAVSSSVLDANTDDDNWLWDINFHGVVNGTRAFLPILVQQDRGVIVNTSSVFGLAGMPNQSAYCAAKFAVRGFTDALRQELRGTGVSAVNVHPGGINTNIVRNARVRKDPDGRGRTHDQMVAEFAALTMTEPDKAAAIIHRGVEAGKARVLVGPDAYVFDALTRITPTYYYDVMSRMESVLRRRARR; encoded by the coding sequence GTGAGCAAGTCCACGCGTAGGACCATCAGTGGCCGCACCGCGGTCATCAGCGGTGCCGCGTCCGGGATCGGGCGTGCACTGGCACAGCGGCTTTCGGCGCACAGCTGTCCGGTGGCGATCTCCGATATCGACGAGGCGGGACTCAAGGAGACCGAGGCCGCACTGTCCGGTCCGGTGCTGCGCAAGGTGCTCGACGTCGCTGACGCACAAGCTCAGCGCGACTTCGCGGCCGAGGTCGCCGAGTGGGCGCCGGCACCGATCGGCGCGGTGTTCAACAATGCCGGCGTGGCCGTCTCGTCCAGTGTGCTCGACGCGAACACCGACGATGACAACTGGTTGTGGGATATCAACTTCCACGGTGTGGTCAACGGCACGCGGGCCTTCCTGCCCATCCTGGTACAGCAGGATCGCGGGGTCATCGTCAACACCTCCAGCGTGTTCGGTCTGGCCGGCATGCCCAACCAGAGTGCTTATTGCGCTGCGAAATTCGCGGTGCGCGGTTTCACCGACGCGTTGCGCCAGGAGTTACGCGGCACCGGGGTGTCGGCGGTCAACGTGCATCCGGGTGGGATCAACACCAATATCGTGCGCAATGCGCGGGTCCGCAAAGACCCCGACGGCCGGGGGCGCACGCACGATCAGATGGTGGCGGAGTTCGCCGCGCTCACCATGACCGAACCCGACAAGGCGGCCGCGATCATCCACCGCGGCGTGGAGGCCGGGAAGGCTCGCGTCCTGGTGGGGCCCGACGCGTACGTGTTCGATGCGCTCACGCGGATCACGCCGACGTACTACTACGACGTCATGAGCCGGATGGAATCGGTGCTCCGCCGGCGTGCCCGTCGCTGA
- a CDS encoding cytochrome P450, whose translation MAEATTDPIRLPPGPRLPPLVQGLLFLGARQRVLDAAARRYGRAFTVKVPIFGTAVVISDRALIKELFTTGPDLISRPANLGSVLGPGSTFSLNGDEHRERRKLLVPPFHGKRMSSYEAIIEEEVRRETATWPEGVEFATLEPMMRITLSAILRTVFGAQGPALDELRDLLPPMVPLASKMAILPRALRRDLGPWSPWGRVQRARHRYNEIIAGLIAEARADPRFEDRGDVLALLLSARYEDGSPIADDHVADELLTLLAAGHETTATTLSWVIERLRRHPSVLQRLEHDDGELRQAVIWEVQRTRPVVEFTARIVGTRIRLGDWVLPEGAAVIASFGLAHRCESNFRDAMAFDPDRFLGSNPDNYTWIPYGGGIRRCIGAAFANMEMTVTLRTLLRDFTFGTTTAAGEPQHSRGVAMAPGAGGRAVVFRRRTPAETPHEEQREQVHA comes from the coding sequence ATGGCCGAAGCGACGACCGACCCGATCCGGCTGCCCCCCGGTCCGCGGCTGCCTCCACTGGTGCAGGGCCTGCTGTTCCTCGGTGCGCGGCAGCGGGTGCTCGACGCCGCGGCGCGGCGGTACGGCAGGGCCTTCACCGTGAAAGTGCCCATCTTCGGCACCGCCGTCGTCATCAGCGACCGCGCGCTGATCAAAGAGCTGTTCACCACCGGACCGGACCTGATCAGCAGGCCGGCGAATCTGGGCTCGGTGCTGGGCCCCGGATCCACCTTCAGCCTCAACGGTGACGAACACCGGGAACGACGCAAGTTGCTGGTGCCGCCGTTCCACGGCAAGCGGATGTCCTCCTATGAAGCCATCATCGAGGAAGAGGTGCGTCGGGAGACGGCGACGTGGCCCGAGGGGGTCGAGTTCGCGACGCTCGAGCCGATGATGCGCATCACGTTGAGTGCCATCCTGCGCACCGTCTTCGGCGCACAGGGCCCCGCGCTGGACGAGTTGCGCGACCTGTTGCCGCCGATGGTCCCGCTGGCATCGAAGATGGCGATCCTGCCGCGGGCGCTGCGGCGGGATCTCGGGCCGTGGAGTCCATGGGGCCGGGTGCAGCGGGCGCGGCACCGCTACAACGAGATCATCGCCGGGCTGATCGCCGAGGCCCGCGCCGATCCCCGGTTCGAAGACCGCGGTGACGTGCTGGCGCTGCTGTTGAGCGCACGCTACGAGGACGGTTCGCCGATCGCCGACGATCATGTCGCAGACGAACTGCTCACCCTGCTCGCGGCCGGACACGAGACCACCGCGACGACACTGTCGTGGGTGATCGAACGACTGCGCCGGCATCCTTCGGTGCTGCAGCGCCTCGAGCATGACGACGGCGAGTTACGCCAGGCCGTCATCTGGGAGGTGCAGCGCACGCGGCCGGTGGTGGAGTTCACCGCACGCATCGTCGGCACCCGAATCAGGTTGGGCGACTGGGTACTTCCCGAAGGTGCCGCCGTCATCGCGAGCTTCGGCCTGGCGCACCGCTGCGAGTCCAACTTCCGCGATGCCATGGCCTTCGACCCCGATCGGTTCCTCGGATCCAATCCCGACAACTACACCTGGATTCCCTACGGCGGTGGCATCCGGCGCTGTATCGGCGCGGCGTTCGCCAATATGGAGATGACGGTGACACTGCGTACCCTGTTGCGGGACTTCACTTTCGGCACCACCACCGCGGCTGGGGAGCCGCAGCATTCGCGCGGCGTCGCGATGGCCCCCGGCGCCGGCGGGCGCGCCGTGGTCTTCCGGCGTCGCACGCCGGCCGAGACACCACATGAGGAGCAACGTGAGCAAGTCCACGCGTAG
- a CDS encoding TetR/AcrR family transcriptional regulator: MTTEAAAPDFRQRLLTAFEESIAETGYAKTTIADIVRRARTSRRTFYEHFASKEECFVRLLAEANAEQVQQIAAAVDPGAPWQQQARQAIEAWIASAESRPGLTLSWIRDGPSLGVAGRQLVRDAMEQFVGMVNQLVDRSEFREAGIGPISRQRLIMLLGGLRELTAVTVENGGRMSDFTEEAVEATIALITPMS; encoded by the coding sequence GTGACGACCGAAGCTGCTGCGCCCGACTTCCGTCAGCGACTGCTCACGGCGTTCGAAGAGTCGATCGCCGAGACTGGCTATGCCAAGACGACGATCGCCGATATCGTGCGGCGGGCCCGGACGTCGCGTCGCACGTTCTATGAGCATTTCGCCAGCAAGGAGGAGTGCTTTGTGCGGTTGTTGGCCGAGGCCAACGCCGAACAGGTGCAGCAGATCGCCGCGGCCGTCGATCCCGGGGCGCCCTGGCAGCAGCAGGCCCGCCAGGCCATCGAAGCCTGGATCGCCTCGGCAGAATCCCGGCCCGGCCTGACGCTGAGTTGGATACGCGACGGCCCCTCGCTGGGGGTGGCGGGCCGTCAGCTCGTCCGTGACGCCATGGAGCAGTTCGTCGGCATGGTGAACCAGTTGGTGGACCGGTCCGAGTTCCGCGAGGCGGGGATCGGCCCGATCTCACGGCAGCGGCTGATCATGCTGCTGGGAGGGCTGCGCGAGCTCACCGCGGTCACGGTGGAGAACGGCGGCCGGATGAGCGATTTCACCGAGGAGGCGGTCGAGGCGACCATCGCGCTCATCACGCCGATGTCTTGA